The window TCTTCAGAGTGTGGAAAAAGATCCGCGTCACGAAGCTCAGCCGATGTCACATCATAAGGGAGGTTGCCGTGAGTGTCACGTAAAAACTCCTCCTGACCCGGAGGATACAGGAGCCACTTCTTCCTGCCACAGATGTTTGCAGACCAGCTGTAGGAGCGAAACACATCAGCGTGGAAAGGGGTCCTGGGGACGAGAAAGCGCATCGGATTGATTGATGTCCGGGTTTGTGTTGCCTCACATAATTACACTAAAACtctgaagactttttttttacaatataaaGCTATATTTTGAGTTGTTCCAATGTAAATGTTCCATACCACGAGCCCTTAGGCCCCATGTAGACAAATCGGTAATCATCCACTTCAATCGTATCCCAGTATTCATTAAGCCAGTCCGAGGAAAAAAAGACTGGTGTGTTGTAAACATTATGCTCCGGAAAGTCCCTGTAGAACCATAATGTAAAATGAATCATTAGTCGTTACACATAACGCACACAGTCTTCAATCAATCCATACTATTAGGCACCTTGACATGTGCCAGTCCTTGAGATAAAGGCATCCTTTAGGCGATGAGTGGCCGTTCTGGATGTATTCCTTCCAGTATTGTATAAATTCTTTGAAAGGCATCACTTGTTTCGGGTTTGCATTGTACTCCTTTGCATTGCAGTTTGCCACAGGAACAGGAGTCTCCTCTGTGATGAAGAACACATACAGTAACATTACGTGACACCGGTGATCGCAGCGGCCGCATCGTGACCTTGGTTGACGTATCAGCAACGGGACTATTTACCAAACTCTTGCAGCAGTTTCTGGAAATCGGGCTTCCCCCCGTCAGACACCCATTGCTTCCTACACTTCCAGTCCTCCGTAAACCTCCTCGAAAACATGCACGGGTGATTGGGAAGCAAGTACTTCTTGAAAAACTTGGAATAGCTCAGCTCCTTGTCGATGTAGTCGACGAAATGCGATGACCAAAACTGTTCGTACGACTGCCCCGGTATTTTCACCAGGCTGCAGCAGTTACGGTACGCCTCCCTTTCCATAACGGTAAACAAGACCTCGGCTAGCCGGTTAGCACGCCTAGCTGTCACCGTCTGCACGGCGAGAAACTGAACGAGTAAGCTAGCAGGTCGATTGGTTTGACGAGAAAAAGCGCACTACATAGCCGAGACATAGcacttttattttcactcaCGCTGTCACACGTATGCTCGTTAGGCTCGAAATGTTACATAATGCTaatacgtgttttttttttttgttgttgtctattTTGACAACAGGTCGCTCCATTTGACTCCACCCCGAAGATAGCAGGTCATGGTACCTGAGGGCGGACGTATAATAACGCTGGTGTTTAAGTATTGCTACTATTTCCCGTATTACCGTTTAAATCTACTAAATAAGAACAGTGTGGCTATTTGTTGGGATAAATCAAAAACCATCATCCTAGCTAGCAATTGTGTCGAGGTATCTTTCTCTGGCAATCATCGTGTTCCAGTCGGACAGTAAATACAGCCGTACCGCTGCGTGACGTCACTTCCGTAATAAACACCAGCGGTACTGATGTGTAACGTAACAGCATAGACGAGCGGATGTTTACAATCAGGGTGGAATTGGGAAGATATAATTGCACCACGAAGAAGCGGTAAACTCTAAGAGGGTTTCTAACGCGTCGGTGGA is drawn from Gasterosteus aculeatus chromosome 3, fGasAcu3.hap1.1, whole genome shotgun sequence and contains these coding sequences:
- the jmjd4 gene encoding 2-oxoglutarate and iron-dependent oxygenase JMJD4 — its product is MEREAYRNCCSLVKIPGQSYEQFWSSHFVDYIDKELSYSKFFKKYLLPNHPCMFSRRFTEDWKCRKQWVSDGGKPDFQKLLQEFEETPVPVANCNAKEYNANPKQVMPFKEFIQYWKEYIQNGHSSPKGCLYLKDWHMSRDFPEHNVYNTPVFFSSDWLNEYWDTIEVDDYRFVYMGPKGSWTPFHADVFRSYSWSANICGRKKWLLYPPGQEEFLRDTHGNLPYDVTSAELRDADLFPHSEEACQPLEIIQEAGEIIFVPSGWHHQVYNLEDTISINHNWLNGCNVDIMWQFLQNELSSVQKEIDEWRNTMDSWHQHCQVIMKACSGINYAEFAAFLKIIADNRMAFLNACSTGESSDYSRRLSESLTTLGPYHAAFDLQRVAHLIERLLCNEDFKRLDHSTLTLQPESMLQQIRDTIQSTRGQHLLYQE